From Salmo salar chromosome ssa04, Ssal_v3.1, whole genome shotgun sequence, one genomic window encodes:
- the LOC123742532 gene encoding protein krueppel-like — MHTGEKSFGCHQCEKRFSHQHHLKRHTRVHTGEKSYSCTQCEKRFSRQDQLKMHLKVHTGESLYACSHCEKRFSEKSYLRIHQQKMHKAHV, encoded by the coding sequence atgcacacaggggagaaatcttTCGGCTGCCaccagtgtgagaagaggttctcccaccAGCACCACCTGAAGAGGCACacgagggtccacacaggggagaaatcctACAGCTGCACacagtgtgagaagaggttctcacGCCAGGACCagctgaagatgcacctgaaggtccacacaGGAGAGAGCCTGTACGCCTGTTCGCACTGCGAGAAGAGATTCTCAGAGAAgagctacctcaggatacaccagcagaaaatgcACAAGGCCCATGTGTAG